In Pelagovum sp. HNIBRBA483, the following proteins share a genomic window:
- a CDS encoding lytic transglycosylase domain-containing protein, protein MVLVMESDGSLTATQSQDSFARNYNDGVGQGTAADALAILDAPDDIAATEEVRIAAIAPRAPLPRADVLSAIEGTALRYGGHPGLRRADLSVTDWVTLFRANIEIESAYRQNAVSSAGAIGLGQLMPATARDLGVDPRDPLQNLDGSARYLAMMLELFGDPRLALAAYNAGPDAVRQYGGIPPYRETQNHVARVMAVVARLEGTNP, encoded by the coding sequence ATGGTTCTGGTCATGGAGAGCGACGGCTCGCTGACCGCCACGCAATCCCAAGACAGCTTTGCTCGGAACTACAACGACGGTGTGGGTCAAGGTACGGCGGCCGATGCGCTCGCGATATTGGACGCACCTGATGATATCGCAGCAACAGAAGAGGTCCGCATCGCCGCCATTGCGCCGCGCGCTCCCCTGCCCCGCGCAGACGTTCTTTCGGCGATTGAAGGCACCGCCCTGCGGTATGGCGGCCACCCCGGTCTGCGTCGCGCGGATCTGTCGGTGACGGATTGGGTGACCCTGTTTCGCGCGAACATCGAAATTGAAAGCGCGTACCGACAAAACGCGGTTTCTAGTGCTGGTGCCATTGGCCTTGGACAGCTGATGCCTGCAACCGCCCGCGATCTTGGTGTCGATCCGCGCGATCCCTTGCAGAACCTTGACGGCTCAGCCCGCTATCTCGCGATGATGCTGGAGCTGTTCGGCGATCCGCGTCTTGCCTTGGCCGCCTACAACGCCGGCCCCGACGCTGTGCGCCAATATGGCGGCATCCCCCCTTACCGAGAAACCCAAAATCATGTGGCCCGCGTCATGGCGGTGGTCGCTCGACTGGAAGGAACCAACCCATGA
- a CDS encoding TrbC/VirB2 family protein → MRQFTSLFTASLALFLLIADPALAQSIDLSPIQSLLQGIVDALTGPLGVVIATLAVLGVFLSWFFNIIDLRQALWVLVGIAGVAAAPTIVAAVFAGG, encoded by the coding sequence ATGAGACAATTTACATCCCTGTTCACGGCATCATTGGCGCTGTTCTTACTGATTGCAGACCCCGCCCTCGCCCAAAGCATCGATCTCTCCCCCATTCAAAGTCTCCTACAGGGGATCGTTGACGCCCTGACGGGCCCTCTTGGCGTTGTGATCGCAACCCTCGCCGTCTTAGGCGTCTTTCTTAGCTGGTTCTTCAATATCATCGATCTGCGCCAAGCACTCTGGGTGCTAGTCGGCATCGCAGGTGTTGCGGCTGCCCCCACAATCGTCGCCGCGGTCTTTGCCGGTGGCTGA
- a CDS encoding type IV secretion system protein VirB3, with the protein MAERSPLFLGLVRPPKLLGLPIMYAMVWLFGSVLLFVWVQHIVILGVAIVLYPVLWKAADWDPRFIDVMMTALQETPPTRNRQIHGGDSYAP; encoded by the coding sequence GTGGCTGAGCGCTCACCTCTCTTTCTCGGCCTCGTGCGCCCGCCCAAGCTTTTGGGCCTGCCCATCATGTATGCGATGGTCTGGCTCTTTGGCTCGGTGCTGCTGTTCGTATGGGTCCAGCACATCGTGATCCTTGGGGTTGCGATCGTGCTCTATCCCGTCCTTTGGAAAGCGGCCGATTGGGATCCCCGCTTCATCGACGTGATGATGACGGCGCTGCAGGAAACTCCGCCCACCCGAAACCGGCAAATTCATGGCGGGGACAGCTATGCCCCGTGA
- a CDS encoding type IV secretion system protein B4: protein MPRDETLDTRTLTPDWYARETRLAHMLPYVSLVDDQTVRTRVNELFQCIRLDGVNSYTTDDAYLDKVTSLFARIVAQLGPEFSYYVHKVSKAIAPELEPLRAGSFAGEVDHQWREKLATSGLRDKTLTLTVMHRPPSKSFLPFLNRSAPERFKEETQKRLRRLNEAVNVFASGLADLKPRVLPAKSGELVGFLGALNTGQELPLFPASTFGFLSFNVANTRVTFLEDHFELSEGVVGHRYGKSFTIGEYSEATSCTMFDMLNLPVDMIVTHSFTPINSNLMAGRIKRQKRQMQASQDAALSLMEALNIAADDLEAKRQSFGEHHMVVTIFCDTLDELQTLSAEIVNAAAAEGVKMIGERVAAKAHYLSQHPGNQPKRVRSSAITNRNFADFAAFHRTQLGKDAGDVPWGKVITMLPTPEQSAYRFSYHEQGSPDKEPTSGHTLIMGRPGSGKSVLSAFLMTQARRAGARIFVFDYRLGMEMAVRANGGSYAALKAGQATGLNPLWTEVDDRGTAWLSDWLATLLYRADKPLTPVQTNRIQEVVRQNANATDPALRNWKDFASLFVSTDDGGDLHQRLLEWTNDGRYGWIFGQSLEDTFSLEGDVVGFDLTGILDSESEKERMAVLSYLFRRVEREIEDRRPTIIVIDEAWKALDNAYFAERLSNWLVTARKQNTVAVMMTQYASQLERTRTGKTIVEAVPTQILLPNIRAHASDYAMLNLFEKELDVLLNTGSNSRLALIRDDQGSIVVDADLGALGPNLTILGGMEKGEALVGADYRDRSDFWRLT, encoded by the coding sequence ATGCCCCGTGATGAAACTCTCGATACCCGCACCTTGACGCCGGACTGGTATGCCCGTGAGACCCGTCTCGCGCACATGCTGCCCTATGTCAGCCTGGTCGATGACCAAACGGTGCGCACGCGGGTGAACGAATTATTCCAATGCATCCGTTTGGATGGGGTCAACAGCTACACAACCGATGATGCCTACCTCGACAAAGTCACGTCCCTCTTTGCCCGCATCGTCGCCCAGCTAGGTCCAGAATTCAGCTATTACGTACACAAGGTATCAAAAGCGATTGCGCCGGAGCTTGAACCATTGCGCGCCGGGAGTTTTGCAGGCGAAGTGGATCACCAGTGGCGCGAGAAGTTGGCTACCAGCGGGCTGCGCGACAAAACACTGACACTCACAGTCATGCACCGTCCGCCGTCCAAGAGCTTTCTTCCTTTTCTTAATCGCAGCGCACCTGAGCGCTTCAAAGAAGAAACTCAAAAACGCCTTCGACGGCTGAACGAAGCCGTGAATGTCTTTGCCTCGGGGCTGGCCGATCTCAAACCGCGCGTGTTGCCTGCGAAGTCTGGCGAGTTGGTTGGGTTCCTCGGGGCGCTCAATACCGGTCAGGAACTGCCGCTTTTTCCAGCCAGCACCTTTGGCTTCCTATCGTTCAACGTGGCCAATACCCGCGTGACATTCCTTGAGGATCATTTTGAGCTTTCAGAGGGCGTCGTTGGTCACCGATACGGCAAAAGCTTCACCATTGGCGAATATTCTGAGGCCACATCCTGCACGATGTTCGACATGCTCAATCTGCCTGTCGACATGATCGTCACCCATTCGTTCACGCCAATTAATTCCAACCTCATGGCCGGACGGATCAAGCGCCAGAAACGGCAGATGCAAGCGTCACAGGATGCTGCCCTTTCACTCATGGAAGCCCTCAACATCGCCGCGGATGATCTTGAAGCCAAACGTCAGAGTTTTGGTGAACATCATATGGTCGTGACGATCTTCTGCGACACGCTGGATGAGCTGCAGACGTTAAGCGCCGAAATCGTCAATGCTGCCGCAGCCGAAGGCGTGAAGATGATCGGCGAGCGGGTTGCAGCAAAAGCGCATTATCTCAGCCAACACCCCGGCAACCAACCCAAGCGCGTCCGCTCCAGTGCCATCACCAATCGCAACTTTGCGGATTTCGCGGCGTTCCATCGCACTCAGCTCGGCAAAGATGCGGGTGATGTCCCCTGGGGCAAGGTCATCACCATGCTCCCCACACCCGAGCAAAGTGCCTATCGGTTCTCTTATCACGAGCAAGGCAGCCCAGACAAAGAACCTACCAGTGGCCACACCTTAATTATGGGGCGGCCTGGATCTGGTAAATCCGTCCTGTCCGCCTTCCTCATGACCCAAGCCCGTCGAGCAGGCGCGCGGATCTTCGTCTTTGATTACCGACTTGGAATGGAGATGGCGGTCCGCGCCAATGGGGGCAGCTATGCGGCATTGAAGGCTGGACAAGCCACCGGCCTCAATCCGCTGTGGACTGAAGTGGACGATCGCGGCACGGCTTGGCTCTCGGACTGGCTGGCCACCCTGCTCTACCGCGCGGACAAGCCGCTGACGCCCGTTCAAACCAATCGCATCCAAGAGGTCGTGCGCCAGAACGCGAACGCCACTGATCCAGCATTGCGTAATTGGAAAGACTTTGCCTCGCTCTTTGTCTCCACCGATGATGGCGGCGATTTGCACCAGCGACTGCTCGAGTGGACCAACGATGGTCGCTATGGCTGGATATTTGGCCAATCCTTGGAAGACACGTTTTCTCTCGAAGGCGATGTGGTCGGGTTTGATCTTACCGGCATTCTCGACTCTGAATCCGAGAAAGAACGGATGGCGGTCCTGAGCTACCTGTTCCGCCGCGTTGAACGTGAAATCGAAGACCGCCGTCCTACGATCATCGTCATCGACGAAGCCTGGAAAGCCCTCGACAACGCCTATTTTGCAGAACGGCTTTCGAACTGGCTAGTGACCGCGCGCAAGCAAAACACCGTTGCTGTGATGATGACACAATACGCGAGCCAGTTGGAACGCACCCGCACCGGCAAGACCATTGTCGAGGCAGTGCCAACACAAATTCTACTCCCCAACATCCGCGCTCATGCGTCTGACTACGCCATGCTGAACCTCTTTGAGAAAGAACTCGATGTGTTGCTGAACACGGGCAGCAACTCGCGGCTGGCGCTTATTCGCGACGACCAAGGTTCGATTG